The Engraulis encrasicolus isolate BLACKSEA-1 chromosome 4, IST_EnEncr_1.0, whole genome shotgun sequence genome includes a window with the following:
- the commd4 gene encoding COMM domain-containing protein 4, whose protein sequence is MRFRFCGDLDCPDWVLAEISTLAKLSSVKMKLLCGQVLRDLLEDGIDYDKVEKLTSDAKFEVGDIKASIAVLSFILTSAAKHDVDSESLSSELQQLGLPKEHTTGLCKSYEDKHTALQDKLRESSLRLSRLESVSWRVDYTLSSSELKEVNEPSVQLRLQAQQSESGSSETTVVSITADKFRVLLTELKQAQGMMNALQ, encoded by the exons ATG CGATTCAGGTTTTGTGGTGATCTGGACTGTCCAGACTGGGTTCTTGCAGAAATCAGCACGCTGGCCAAATTG TCTAGCGTAAAGATGAAGCTTCTCTGCGGTCAAGTGTTGAGAGATCTTCTGGAGGATGGCATCGAC tatgacaaagttgaaaagttgacatCGGATGCCAAATTTG AGGTTGGCGACATCAAAGCCAGTATTGCTGTTCTCAGTTTCATCCTCACCAGTGCGGCAAAGCATGATGTGGACAGCGAGTCCCTATCCAGTGAATTGCAGCAGCTGGGCTTGCCTAAAG AGCACACCACAGGGTTATGCAAATCCTAcgaagacaaacacacagcactgcaGGACAAGCTGAGAGAGAGCAGTTTACGGC tgagTCGCCTGGAGTCTGTGTCGTGGAGGGTGGACTACACGCTGAGCTCCAGTGAGCTGAAGGAGGTGAATGAGCCCAGTGTGCAGCTGCGTCTGCAGGCCCAGCAGTCGGAGTCTGGCTCCTCAGAGACCACCGTAGTGTCCATCACGGCAGACAAGTTCAGAGTGCTCCTGACAG AACTCAAGCAAGCCCAGGGCATGATGAATGCCCTTCAGTGA